One genomic window of Syngnathoides biaculeatus isolate LvHL_M chromosome 13, ASM1980259v1, whole genome shotgun sequence includes the following:
- the LOC133511498 gene encoding tomoregulin-1-like, translating into MALGCRVRACAPSPLLLLLLLLGVPAARASYQPQGGGECKGKACAGVAEKKSDLRVCDQSTCRFGGVCRDDQSQLKCVCQFQCHKNYVPVCGSNGDTYQNECYRRQASCKQQRLIARVAHGPCSDDPGSGSGHPDDQEEGSASDAIKRLSKCSTCKYGAECDEDAEDVWCICNIDCSGHNQNAVCATDGNSYNSPCLVREASCMKQEQIDVEHLGRCPADKDQIGRKDDGSPFKVKIPETKGLEHGDGFYAGTANSCGDSRPGFCLHGRCEVHHNLPTCRCESGYKGVRCDELQDFNVLYVVPSGQKLHYVLIASVIGAVQIAVIVAVVMCISRKCPKNKRARRHKHNVGHFSADSNSRMV; encoded by the exons ATGGCGCTCGGCTGCCGCGTGCGCGCGTGCGCGCCGTctccgctgctgctgctgctgctgctgctcggcgTGCCCGCGGCGCGCGCGTCCTACCAGCCTCAGGGTGGCGGAGAGTGCAAAGGGAAAGCGTGCGCAG GCGTGGCGGAGAAGAAGAGCGACCTCCGCGTGTGCGACCAATCCACGTGCCGCTTCGGGGGCGTGTGCAGAGACGACCAATCGCAGCTCAAGTGCGTTTGTCAGTTCCAG TGCCACAAGAACTACGTGCCGGTGTGCGGCTCCAACGGCGACACGTACCAGAACGAGTGCTACCGGCGCCAGGCGTCCTGCAAGCAGCAGCGGCTCATCGCCAGGGTGGCGCACGGACCTTGTTCTGACG ATCCTGGCTCGGGCTCGGGACATCCCGACG ACCAAGAAGAAGGTTCCGCTTCGGATGCGATCAAGCGGTTGAGCAAGTGCAGCACCTGCAAGTACGGAGCAGAATGTGACGAGGACGCAGAAGATGTATG GTGCATCTGCAACATCGACTGCAGCGGCCACAACCAGAACGCCGTTTGCGCCACCGACGGCAACTCCTACAACAGTCCGTGTTTGGTCCGGGAGGCGTCCTGCATGAAGCAGGAGCAGATCGACGTGGAGCACCTGGGCCGCTGTCCAG CCGACAAAGACCAAATTGGCAGGAAGGACGACGGAAGCCCTTTCAAAGTAAAGATCCCGG AAACCAAAGGACTGGAGCACGGGGACGGCTTCTACGCCGGAACGGCCAACTCCTGCGGCGACTCGCGCCCGGGATTCTGTCTGCACGGACGCTGCGAAGTGCACCACAACCTGCCCACCTGCAG GTGCGAGTCGGGCTACAAAGGCGTCCGCTGCGACGAGCTTCAGGACTTCAACGTGCTCTACGTGGTCCCCAGTGGCCAGAAGCTGCATTACGTCCTGATCGCCTCGGTCATCGGCGCCGTGCAGATCGCCGTCATCGTCGCCGTCGTCATGTGCATCAGCAG GAAATGCCCAAAGAACAAACGCGCTCGTCGGCACAAACACAACGTGGGACACTTTTCTGCAGACTCGAACTCTCGGATGGTATaa
- the cavin4a gene encoding caveolae-associated protein 4a → MDQTELGVQEKLEIVGMEDEEGKPISALSILSLLERVAGIVDDVQSGQQRMEERQLDLESNIRGIQGDVLKLAKEHADASGCLDKLLQKTRKVSANVKDVRARVGKQNGRVKKVESTQDELLTRNKFRVVIYQGEAEVPSVAVTKGPKRGLEDPEPEPDSYDVPADLSSDEEYLSVEEADPSRAARFKKSMVKSTETLKAAFSKENMSKTKDNLGTKFHHLGEKVMPPERREKMHQAGERLKQSGERFKENIAKKAPTKESFKIKIKKERAVAEGQEGADAEPRPEPAYAEVVAETKREGPVEQVRAPEKAQREEDSGN, encoded by the exons ATGGATCAGACCGAGTTGGGGGTCCAGGAGAAGCTGGAGATCGTGGGGATGGAGGACGAGGAGGGCAAGCCCATCAGCGCCCTGAGCATCCTGTCTCTGCTGGAGCGCGTGGCCGGAATCGTCGACGACGTGCAGTCGGGCCAACAGCGCATGGAAGAACGTCAGCTGGACCTGGAGAGCAATATCCGCGGCATCCAGGGCGACGTCCTCAAGCTCGCCAAGGAGCACGCCGACGCCAGCGGATGCCTGGACAAGCTGCTGCAGAAGACCCGCAAAGTCAGCGCCAACGTCAAGGACGTCCGAGCCCGCGTGGGGAAGCAGAACGGTCGCGTCAAGAAGGTCGAAAGCACCCAGGACGAGCTGCTCACTCGGAACAAGTTCAGAGTTGTCATCTACCAG GGTGAAGCCGAGGTTCCTTCGGTGGCCGTCACCAAGGGCCCCAAGCGGGGCCTGGAGGATCCGGAGCCGGAGCCCGACTCCTACGACGTCCCCGCCGACCTCTCCTCCGACGAGGAGTACCTGAGCGTGGAGGAGGCGGACCCTTCCCGGGCGGCCCGGTTCAAGAAGTCCATGGTGAAAAGCACGGAGACCCTGAAGGCGGCCTTCTCCAAGGAAAACATgagcaagaccaaagacaacCTGGGCACCAAGTTCCATCACCTGGGCGAGAAGGTGATGCCGCCCGAACGCCGCGAGAAGATGCACCAGGCGGGCGAGCGCCTCAAGCAGAGCGGCGAGCGCTTCAAGGAGAACATCGCCAAGAAGGCGCCTACCAAGGAGAGCTTCAAGATCAAAATCAAGAAGGAACGCGCCGTGGCCGAGGGCCAGGAAGGCGCGGACGCCGAGCCCCGACCCGAGCCCGCCTACGCCGAGGTCGTCGCTGAGACCAAGAGGGAGGGCCCGGTGGAGCAGGTCCGGGCCCCCGAGAAAGCCCAGCGGGAAGAAGATTCCGGGAATTAG